A single window of Desulfomonilaceae bacterium DNA harbors:
- a CDS encoding ABC transporter substrate-binding protein — protein sequence MKKLFVIGALVFLVASALGSAQSDDKPIKLGAMFISSGPLGGYGINGQRAITMALEEINSSGGLLGRKLELVFGDTKLKPDVAVALAEKFINEDKVDFLMGPTSSAVALSLSDVARKHKKILINTQAATYVLTGAKFNPYLFSTLSNVMMHSRAGAYYMASKPCKRWMCIAPDYNYGHESWDLFKEKLKALKPDVEIVGETFPKLMAPDYTANIEEILKAKPDGVWCPLWGQDAVNFIRQAKQFKLFDTIRFAFPVGAALETVVPLGKDTPDGLFMASRYFFTTPDSVENKEFVKRYFEKYKEYPDYMAEETYAGVYFIKAAAERAGTTDAEAIIKAVEREPLAWPTPEGWKIMRGADHQVVEDVVWGQTSYSEKFGFSILVNIESIQAEQICRTPEELTQVNRKP from the coding sequence ATGAAGAAACTATTCGTGATTGGCGCACTTGTGTTTCTAGTTGCGTCAGCCTTGGGTTCCGCCCAATCGGATGACAAGCCGATCAAACTGGGAGCTATGTTTATCAGCTCCGGCCCACTTGGTGGATACGGAATCAATGGGCAGCGAGCCATCACCATGGCTTTAGAGGAGATAAACTCCTCAGGAGGCCTACTTGGCAGAAAGCTGGAATTAGTTTTTGGCGACACTAAATTGAAGCCGGACGTCGCCGTCGCGCTTGCTGAGAAGTTTATCAATGAGGACAAGGTGGATTTTCTGATGGGTCCTACGTCCAGCGCCGTAGCGCTCTCTCTATCCGATGTCGCTCGAAAGCATAAGAAAATCCTCATAAACACACAAGCCGCGACATATGTTCTGACCGGCGCCAAATTCAATCCATATCTGTTTAGCACCCTGAGCAACGTGATGATGCATTCTCGCGCAGGGGCCTATTACATGGCATCTAAGCCGTGTAAACGGTGGATGTGTATTGCGCCGGACTATAATTACGGCCACGAATCCTGGGATTTGTTTAAGGAAAAACTCAAGGCGTTGAAGCCTGACGTAGAGATTGTAGGCGAAACGTTTCCCAAGCTAATGGCGCCTGACTATACAGCCAATATAGAGGAAATTTTAAAAGCCAAGCCGGATGGCGTTTGGTGCCCGCTTTGGGGGCAAGATGCCGTCAATTTCATCCGACAGGCAAAGCAATTCAAACTCTTCGACACGATTAGGTTCGCTTTTCCAGTAGGAGCAGCCCTGGAAACCGTTGTCCCGCTTGGCAAGGATACCCCCGACGGGCTGTTCATGGCGTCGAGGTATTTCTTCACTACTCCCGATTCGGTAGAGAACAAAGAGTTCGTAAAGAGATACTTCGAGAAATACAAGGAATACCCTGACTATATGGCTGAAGAGACTTACGCTGGCGTGTATTTCATCAAAGCGGCCGCGGAGCGAGCAGGTACTACAGACGCAGAGGCGATTATCAAAGCTGTCGAGCGGGAGCCTCTGGCCTGGCCGACTCCGGAGGGTTGGAAGATCATGAGGGGCGCCGATCATCAAGTGGTAGAAGATGTGGTCTGGGGACAAACCAGTTACAGCGAAAAGTTTGGTTTCTCGATTCTCGTGAACATAGAGTCAATACAAGCTGAGCAGATATGCCGGACTCCCGAGGAACTCACCCAGGTAAACAGGAAACCCTAG
- a CDS encoding ankyrin repeat domain-containing protein produces the protein MSRVFMSGILMAFVIFLVSGVSLVIAADTNHQFVAAFTQGHWDEAKQLLDKGADINTKSDNGVTALMMASYEGAPEVVKFLLNKGADVNDKSNGGYTALIMACGNGNLEVVKSLLDKGADVNAKNKDGITALMLATSGGNLKLLRLLLDKGADVNAKNNAGWSALDLAAKKGNSEMLNILKAHGGKE, from the coding sequence ATGTCCAGAGTTTTCATGTCAGGCATTTTGATGGCATTTGTAATCTTTTTGGTGTCTGGCGTAAGTTTAGTTATAGCTGCTGATACTAATCACCAATTTGTGGCGGCTTTTACACAAGGTCATTGGGACGAAGCCAAACAGCTCCTTGACAAAGGAGCGGACATAAACACCAAGTCGGACAATGGGGTGACAGCTCTGATGATGGCTTCTTATGAAGGCGCCCCTGAGGTCGTTAAGTTTCTTTTGAATAAAGGAGCGGATGTCAATGACAAGAGCAATGGTGGTTACACGGCCCTGATAATGGCTTGTGGGAACGGTAACCTCGAAGTGGTCAAATCTCTTCTGGATAAAGGGGCTGACGTAAACGCCAAGAATAAGGATGGTATCACTGCTTTGATGTTGGCTACTAGCGGTGGTAACCTTAAATTACTACGGCTTCTTCTGGACAAAGGAGCGGATGTTAACGCTAAGAACAACGCCGGATGGTCAGCGCTCGATTTGGCGGCCAAGAAGGGTAACAGTGAAATGCTGAATATCCTCAAGGCTCATGGAGGGAAGGAATAA